A single region of the Lactobacillus isalae genome encodes:
- a CDS encoding YibE/F family protein yields the protein MTTLAALLLILFILMMIVGGKTGMKSYLSVVINACLLILVALLISWGVNIVLVGLIFIPLKLLTIIYLGTHDYTVAKNAFITALCVSLIVMLIIILFENLAQTQGFGDQAGEELIGLSLNVGISFPQIAILVAIFSMLGAIAEASVAMSAGLLELKRHDPNISQKQLINSGNEVGGDVLGTAMNTILFGLFGSFLPIFIWYMRLNYSLFEILNDKLFVDEFLIIVYSFIGVLLTVPLTTIFLAHTLTRDESKK from the coding sequence ATGACGACTTTAGCTGCTCTTTTATTGATCTTATTTATTTTGATGATGATTGTTGGAGGAAAAACGGGGATGAAAAGTTATCTTAGTGTGGTTATTAATGCTTGTTTATTGATCCTAGTTGCCTTATTAATTTCTTGGGGAGTAAATATCGTTTTAGTTGGGTTGATATTTATTCCTTTGAAACTATTAACAATTATTTATTTAGGAACGCACGACTATACTGTGGCCAAGAATGCCTTTATAACTGCCTTATGCGTGAGTTTAATTGTAATGCTTATAATTATATTGTTTGAAAATTTAGCTCAGACTCAGGGCTTTGGAGATCAAGCAGGAGAGGAATTAATTGGTTTGTCTTTAAATGTCGGAATTAGTTTTCCTCAGATTGCTATTTTGGTTGCGATTTTTTCAATGCTTGGAGCAATTGCAGAAGCAAGTGTTGCAATGAGCGCTGGTCTGCTTGAATTAAAGCGGCATGATCCTAATATTTCCCAAAAACAATTAATCAATAGCGGAAATGAGGTTGGAGGAGATGTTTTAGGAACTGCGATGAATACAATTTTATTTGGATTATTTGGTAGTTTCTTACCAATATTTATTTGGTATATGAGACTGAATTATTCATTATTCGAGATTTTAAATGATAAACTTTTTGTAGATGAGTTTTTAATTATTGTGTACTCATTCATCGGTGTGCTTTTAACAGTCCCATTGACTACAATATTCTTGGCACATACTTTGACACGTGATGAAAGTAAAAAATGA
- a CDS encoding SIS domain-containing protein, producing the protein MFTKSDAELKKMGADITTREIQQQPSLWKETFKIYQEKKKEIDDFLAKINRKFNKVKVIFTGAGTSAYVGNTVMPYLRKHADRTKYDFEAIDTTKIVSTPEDYLEENTPTILVSFARSGNSPESVATVELAKQLVTNLYQIAITCAPEGHLAQDLKDDPNGLVLLMPAKSLDQGFAMTGSFSCMSLATLLVFDTRSDAEKETIVNEIAKMGESVIDREAEIQKLVDTDFDRITYIGSGALGGLAEEARLKILELTAGKVAALFDTSMGLRHGPKSFLDKKTIVFDFVSNNSYTRKYDLDILDEIKADQIVPLVMGVGQLKKGQDFDGKFFAFDGKELPDAYLALPDIMFGQTIALLTSIKVGNTPDTPSPTGTVNRVVKGVTIHKFVK; encoded by the coding sequence ATGTTTACTAAAAGCGACGCAGAGCTAAAAAAGATGGGCGCAGACATTACTACTAGAGAAATTCAGCAGCAACCTTCTTTATGGAAAGAAACTTTTAAGATCTACCAAGAAAAGAAAAAAGAAATTGATGATTTTTTAGCTAAAATTAATCGAAAATTTAATAAAGTAAAAGTTATTTTTACTGGTGCAGGAACGAGTGCATATGTTGGTAATACTGTGATGCCATATTTAAGAAAGCATGCGGATCGCACTAAGTATGATTTTGAAGCAATTGATACAACTAAGATTGTTTCAACGCCAGAAGATTATCTTGAAGAAAATACACCAACAATTTTAGTTTCTTTTGCTCGTAGTGGTAACTCGCCAGAATCAGTTGCAACAGTTGAATTGGCTAAGCAATTAGTTACTAACTTATATCAAATTGCTATTACATGTGCTCCTGAAGGACATCTTGCTCAAGATTTAAAAGACGATCCAAATGGACTTGTACTTTTAATGCCTGCTAAGTCACTAGATCAAGGCTTCGCCATGACAGGATCATTTTCATGTATGAGCTTAGCTACTTTGTTAGTTTTTGATACTAGAAGTGATGCAGAAAAAGAAACAATTGTTAATGAGATCGCCAAAATGGGTGAAAGTGTAATTGATCGTGAAGCAGAAATTCAAAAATTAGTTGATACTGATTTTGATCGTATTACCTATATTGGTAGTGGAGCTTTAGGTGGTTTAGCTGAAGAAGCAAGATTAAAGATTTTGGAATTAACAGCTGGAAAAGTTGCGGCCTTATTTGATACTTCAATGGGGTTGAGACATGGTCCTAAATCTTTCTTAGATAAAAAGACAATCGTTTTTGATTTTGTTTCAAACAATTCTTATACCAGAAAATATGATTTAGATATTCTAGATGAAATTAAGGCTGACCAAATTGTTCCTTTAGTAATGGGAGTTGGTCAACTTAAGAAAGGTCAGGATTTTGATGGAAAGTTCTTTGCTTTTGATGGGAAAGAGCTACCAGATGCATATTTAGCTTTGCCTGATATTATGTTTGGCCAAACGATTGCGTTGCTCACTTCAATTAAGGTGGGCAATACACCAGATACTCCTTCACCAACGGGAACTGTAAACCGTGTTGTTAAGGGAGTAACAATTCACAAATTCGTCAAATAA
- a CDS encoding alpha/beta hydrolase: MKVENLTLTNFNNRQFKVVYYGLQDNPQLSLKKRPLMVIFPGGSFDHLSLREGEPVAIAYAARGFDAAVVSYNLTTDPGRIYPDAALSGLTAISYFRKNSEKLGIDKNKITTIGFSAGGHVVSSMNVMAESEKWQKEYHFDHDKVAPNATILGYPLINIKEIGFPLPPNASEKMPSAKDLLDTALGVTPATPPTFIFQAVDDPIVLIDNTIEYITALRRNKVHFEAHLFNKGGHGFSLATPELATAERKADAHLAHWFELSLEWLKDREIYA, from the coding sequence ATGAAAGTAGAGAATTTAACGCTAACTAATTTTAATAATCGCCAATTTAAAGTTGTTTACTATGGTTTACAAGATAATCCGCAACTATCGTTAAAGAAGAGACCTTTAATGGTGATCTTTCCTGGAGGCAGTTTTGACCACTTATCATTAAGAGAGGGAGAGCCAGTTGCGATAGCTTATGCCGCTCGTGGCTTTGACGCAGCAGTTGTTTCATATAATCTTACTACTGATCCAGGCAGAATCTATCCTGACGCGGCTTTGTCAGGTTTGACTGCGATTTCTTATTTTAGGAAAAATAGCGAAAAACTGGGAATTGATAAGAACAAAATTACGACAATTGGTTTTTCAGCTGGCGGTCATGTAGTTAGTTCAATGAACGTGATGGCAGAAAGTGAAAAGTGGCAAAAAGAATATCATTTTGACCATGATAAAGTTGCACCAAATGCTACAATTTTGGGATATCCTTTGATTAATATTAAAGAGATCGGCTTTCCATTACCGCCTAATGCCAGTGAAAAGATGCCGAGCGCAAAAGATTTACTGGATACTGCTTTAGGTGTAACTCCTGCTACACCTCCAACTTTTATCTTTCAGGCAGTTGATGATCCAATTGTCTTGATTGATAATACGATTGAATATATTACTGCTTTAAGAAGAAATAAAGTTCATTTTGAAGCTCATTTATTTAATAAGGGCGGACATGGTTTTTCACTTGCTACTCCAGAATTAGCTACAGCTGAGCGTAAAGCTGATGCACATCTTGCACATTGGTTTGAACTCAGTCTTGAATGGCTAAAAGATAGAGAAATTTATGCTTAG
- a CDS encoding PTS sugar transporter subunit IIA, translating to MSKELVLISHGKMAEEVKKSAELIMGPQEHIHVVCLLPEEGPEDFEKKFQDTISGIPEEDLTVFADLMGGTPANTVSRLIMGGQSIHLIAGMNLAMVIDWLNSQMIGNDSDAVNAGKAGIVDINQMLASMKK from the coding sequence ATGTCAAAAGAATTAGTATTAATTAGCCATGGTAAGATGGCTGAAGAAGTTAAAAAGAGTGCTGAATTAATTATGGGTCCACAAGAGCATATTCATGTAGTATGCTTACTTCCAGAAGAGGGCCCAGAGGATTTTGAAAAGAAGTTTCAAGATACTATTAGTGGCATTCCTGAGGAAGACTTAACAGTGTTTGCTGATTTAATGGGAGGAACTCCCGCTAACACAGTTAGTCGCTTGATTATGGGTGGTCAAAGTATTCACTTAATTGCAGGGATGAACTTAGCAATGGTTATTGACTGGCTCAATAGTCAAATGATTGGTAATGATTCAGACGCTGTTAATGCTGGTAAAGCAGGAATTGTAGATATTAATCAAATGCTTGCTAGCATGAAGAAATAG
- a CDS encoding DUF5110 domain-containing protein yields the protein MSEITNNQQPQHLSRLVHVAKGTRYYDLQFADGKRARLYIIAKGIFRLIVDPAAEFKPLTPSLTIAANNFSLRPFEDSQLLVTDETFTIKSGQFSLRLQKNPAIFSIFDDQLHRYRMMQSSPIELGADYSREFLRQNKNEFYYGGGMQNGSFSHKGKIIEIKNTNLTGPGAVACPEGFFWSNAGFAELRNTWKDGIYNFKGDNGTSAVITHQTPIFDNFYLLGDSPSEILRQYYKITGSPLFLPKYALGLGYLGNYLDTCWSVAKAQESSAIKFEDGNTYKIAHSDDEIIAKSSLNGEEQYQFSARAMIERYRAYHLPLSWFVPNYKSKQSLNEDELNNLVDFAKDQNVKLGFYGALPTNAPANFLKFKTESADLANSKLMQDFAIASEPLVDKNKTNRPWAMASNGWSAIQTLATTANEGVGGEWEQIATEIASFLSMSLSGQPNVGSAIDGKEGGGNAQVNVRDLQWKVFTPLLYSIDNYGNIQKTPFAFNAKMTRITRAYLKLREKITPYLYTLTRAAQDGMPIVRPLFLSFPHERVNYTNQVKHEFMLGNNLLIAPITNGREDPSGASLKDNLYLPDHRTMWIDLFTGKKLIGGRIYDKLHYPLWHLPVYVRGGAILQESLRSALVYPQNKSSAILYEDDNQTNDYEKGHAATTQITSSVSGSNLHITVYPTEGDYNGLEEKQATILTIMADRYPGKVSLKLNDQFVPLPEYNDLDSFEKAEEGIFYQQDYMPCKEFGQFTGQLQPALKVKMPAVDIHDNKFELMVENFSYGSEVEQHAIIDSAMASPRSAAILTDRLTSKSITITWTNPTNFAGKNVMADIEVNGIVHTNIDGDTFTFHELEPNTRYRFRIRNKFGNKVSDWSEYFGTHTKRDQMDYAIPNVVVSSTAESEKDLPVENLTDLKLASEWLSKDQISKDNPLDLTFNFNHIYKLSRMVYVPRSRDRIGHILRVQVAISKDGENFSDFSKEINWPNDAKNKVIGLRDVVAKAIKLRILATSDNLASGKEILFFMAKE from the coding sequence ATGTCTGAAATTACTAATAATCAACAACCACAACATTTAAGTCGTTTAGTCCATGTAGCCAAAGGTACGCGCTACTATGACTTGCAATTCGCAGATGGAAAAAGAGCACGGCTATATATTATTGCCAAAGGAATATTTCGTTTAATCGTCGATCCTGCAGCAGAATTTAAGCCGTTAACACCATCTTTAACTATTGCCGCAAATAATTTTAGCTTGCGTCCATTTGAAGATTCACAACTTTTAGTAACTGATGAAACTTTTACCATCAAAAGTGGTCAATTTTCACTCCGCTTACAAAAAAATCCTGCTATCTTCAGTATTTTTGATGATCAGCTTCACCGCTATCGCATGATGCAAAGCAGTCCAATTGAATTAGGCGCAGACTATTCCCGTGAATTCTTACGTCAAAACAAAAATGAATTTTACTATGGGGGCGGAATGCAAAATGGCAGCTTTAGTCATAAGGGAAAAATCATCGAAATTAAAAACACTAATTTAACTGGTCCAGGAGCTGTTGCTTGTCCAGAAGGCTTTTTCTGGTCAAATGCTGGCTTTGCTGAATTAAGAAACACGTGGAAAGATGGAATCTATAATTTTAAGGGCGACAATGGTACTAGTGCTGTTATTACCCATCAAACTCCTATTTTTGATAACTTCTATCTTCTAGGAGATTCCCCATCAGAAATTCTGCGTCAATATTATAAAATCACTGGCTCACCTTTATTCCTACCTAAGTATGCACTCGGCTTAGGTTACTTAGGTAATTATCTTGATACTTGCTGGAGCGTTGCAAAAGCACAAGAAAGCAGTGCAATTAAGTTTGAAGATGGCAACACATATAAAATTGCACATTCTGATGATGAAATTATTGCTAAATCCTCTCTTAATGGAGAAGAACAATATCAATTTTCTGCTCGTGCCATGATTGAACGCTACCGCGCATATCATCTTCCACTCAGCTGGTTTGTCCCTAATTACAAGAGTAAGCAAAGCTTAAATGAAGATGAACTGAATAACTTGGTCGACTTTGCTAAAGATCAAAACGTAAAACTAGGTTTCTATGGAGCTTTGCCAACCAATGCTCCAGCTAATTTCTTAAAATTTAAAACTGAATCAGCTGACTTAGCTAACAGTAAGCTTATGCAAGATTTTGCTATTGCAAGTGAGCCTTTAGTTGACAAAAATAAAACCAACCGCCCTTGGGCAATGGCAAGTAACGGCTGGAGTGCTATTCAAACTCTTGCTACTACCGCAAATGAAGGCGTTGGCGGCGAATGGGAACAAATTGCTACTGAAATTGCTAGTTTCTTAAGCATGTCTCTTTCTGGTCAGCCAAATGTCGGAAGTGCCATTGATGGAAAAGAAGGCGGTGGCAATGCTCAAGTAAATGTTCGCGACTTGCAATGGAAAGTCTTTACGCCACTACTTTACTCAATCGATAATTACGGCAATATCCAAAAAACACCATTTGCATTTAATGCAAAAATGACCAGAATTACTCGTGCATATTTGAAGCTTAGAGAAAAAATTACCCCATATCTCTACACGCTTACCCGAGCTGCTCAAGATGGAATGCCAATTGTTAGACCGCTCTTTTTATCTTTCCCACACGAGCGAGTTAACTACACTAATCAAGTGAAGCATGAATTTATGCTTGGTAATAATCTGTTAATTGCGCCAATTACTAATGGGCGAGAAGATCCAAGCGGAGCTTCCTTAAAAGACAATCTTTATTTACCAGATCATCGCACAATGTGGATCGATCTCTTTACCGGTAAAAAGTTAATTGGTGGAAGAATTTACGATAAGTTGCATTACCCACTCTGGCACCTTCCTGTCTATGTTCGCGGAGGTGCGATTCTGCAAGAATCACTTAGAAGCGCCCTTGTTTACCCTCAAAATAAGAGTTCCGCCATTCTATATGAAGACGACAACCAGACTAATGACTATGAAAAGGGTCATGCAGCAACTACACAAATCACAAGTTCAGTTTCTGGCTCTAACCTTCATATTACGGTTTATCCAACTGAAGGTGACTATAATGGTCTTGAAGAAAAACAAGCTACTATCTTAACAATCATGGCTGATCGTTATCCTGGTAAAGTTTCACTCAAATTAAATGACCAATTTGTTCCATTACCTGAATATAACGACTTAGATAGTTTTGAAAAAGCTGAAGAAGGTATTTTTTATCAACAAGACTACATGCCATGCAAGGAATTCGGTCAATTCACTGGTCAATTACAACCAGCTCTAAAAGTGAAAATGCCTGCCGTTGATATCCACGACAACAAGTTTGAGCTGATGGTTGAAAACTTTAGCTATGGTAGTGAAGTAGAACAACATGCAATTATTGATTCTGCAATGGCTTCTCCAAGAAGTGCTGCTATTTTAACTGATCGTTTAACGTCAAAGAGCATTACAATTACTTGGACTAATCCAACTAATTTTGCTGGTAAGAATGTAATGGCTGATATTGAAGTAAACGGAATTGTTCATACTAATATTGATGGTGATACTTTTACGTTCCATGAACTTGAACCTAATACTCGCTACCGTTTCAGAATCAGAAATAAATTTGGTAATAAAGTATCTGACTGGTCCGAGTACTTCGGAACTCACACCAAACGAGATCAAATGGATTATGCAATTCCAAATGTAGTAGTTTCTAGCACGGCAGAAAGTGAAAAAGATTTACCAGTTGAAAACTTAACTGATCTTAAATTAGCTAGTGAATGGCTATCTAAAGATCAAATTAGTAAAGATAATCCACTAGATTTAACTTTCAACTTTAATCATATTTATAAACTCAGCCGCATGGTTTACGTACCTCGCTCACGCGACCGTATTGGTCATATTTTACGAGTTCAAGTCGCTATTTCTAAAGATGGCGAAAACTTCAGCGATTTCAGTAAAGAAATCAATTGGCCAAATGATGCTAAGAATAAGGTAATTGGGCTAAGAGATGTAGTGGCTAAAGCAATTAAGCTTAGAATTCTAGCCACTTCCGATAATCTAGCTTCTGGAAAAGAAATTCTCTTCTTTATGGCAAAAGAATAA
- a CDS encoding PTS system mannose/fructose/N-acetylgalactosamine-transporter subunit IIB, with translation MNIVGARIDGRLVHGQVANLWTPKLQADRIIVVDEEAAKSDIQKSGLRMATPLTTRLSVLPAQVAADHLIHDRYGNQRVFIVAKKPAAFLDLLNLGLKLDTLNVGTMSQTDTTKQVTKQINVEEKDVDDFKKIADKGVKITAQLTPSDDSHDFMKLMNEKIK, from the coding sequence ATGAATATTGTGGGAGCTAGAATTGATGGACGGTTAGTCCATGGTCAAGTAGCTAATCTTTGGACCCCAAAACTTCAGGCTGATCGCATTATTGTTGTTGATGAAGAAGCAGCAAAAAGCGACATCCAAAAAAGTGGGTTAAGAATGGCTACACCTCTTACGACTCGTCTTAGTGTGTTGCCAGCACAGGTTGCGGCAGATCATTTAATTCACGATCGTTACGGCAATCAGCGAGTATTTATTGTCGCTAAAAAGCCAGCAGCCTTCTTAGATTTACTTAACTTAGGTCTTAAGCTTGATACTTTAAATGTAGGTACTATGTCTCAAACTGATACCACTAAGCAAGTAACTAAGCAGATCAATGTCGAAGAAAAGGACGTCGATGACTTTAAGAAAATAGCAGATAAGGGCGTGAAAATCACAGCTCAGTTAACTCCAAGTGATGATTCTCATGACTTTATGAAGTTGATGAATGAAAAGATTAAATAG
- the nagA gene encoding N-acetylglucosamine-6-phosphate deacetylase, with protein MAYYIHAGKFFLENRTEKGGYLEVQDDGNFGLYYREDEKPSHGLIKEYGDQWIAPGYVDTHIHGLLDEDTMKSDWEGVNKISEGLLQAGVTSWLPTTITASDKELTETCEKFAEHKGEETGAKIQGLHFEGPFFTPKHGGAENPKYMTDPSIMLLKKWRKASDDMLIKISMAPERKNARQFVREAVKMGLVVALGHSDSDFEDAIACVEAGASVFTHTFNGMNGLSQHSPNIIGAAFSSRLTTDELICDGHHVEEPAVRALVNARGPEHIALITDCMQAGLMPDGDYVLGELPVYVKDGMARLKDTNNLAGSILLLKDAVKNVVDWNVATPEDAVMMASYVPAKSCNLLDKCGVIKPDHPADFVVLNHDMTVSETYLNGESRYKA; from the coding sequence ATGGCATATTACATTCATGCTGGAAAATTCTTTTTAGAAAATAGAACCGAAAAAGGTGGATATCTTGAAGTTCAAGATGATGGAAACTTTGGTTTATATTATCGAGAAGATGAAAAGCCTAGTCATGGCTTAATTAAGGAATATGGCGATCAATGGATTGCACCTGGTTATGTTGATACACATATTCACGGTTTGCTTGACGAAGATACTATGAAGAGCGACTGGGAAGGTGTTAATAAGATTTCAGAAGGTTTACTTCAAGCAGGTGTAACTAGCTGGCTACCAACTACAATCACTGCAAGTGATAAGGAATTGACTGAGACTTGTGAAAAGTTTGCTGAACATAAGGGTGAAGAAACTGGTGCTAAAATTCAAGGTTTACACTTTGAAGGACCATTCTTTACTCCTAAGCATGGTGGTGCAGAAAATCCTAAGTATATGACTGATCCATCAATTATGCTTTTAAAGAAGTGGCGTAAAGCTTCAGATGACATGCTTATTAAGATTTCAATGGCACCTGAAAGAAAGAATGCTCGTCAATTCGTACGTGAAGCTGTAAAGATGGGCTTAGTAGTAGCTTTAGGACACTCAGATTCAGATTTTGAAGATGCTATTGCCTGTGTAGAAGCAGGTGCTAGTGTATTTACTCATACCTTTAACGGGATGAATGGTTTATCTCAACACTCACCTAATATTATCGGAGCAGCATTTTCTTCTCGTTTGACAACTGATGAATTAATTTGTGATGGTCACCACGTGGAAGAGCCAGCTGTTCGTGCTTTAGTAAATGCCCGTGGACCAGAACATATCGCCTTGATCACTGACTGTATGCAAGCTGGTTTAATGCCTGATGGTGACTATGTATTGGGTGAATTACCAGTTTACGTTAAAGATGGAATGGCACGTTTAAAGGATACTAACAACTTAGCTGGTAGTATCTTACTACTAAAGGATGCAGTTAAGAACGTAGTTGACTGGAACGTTGCGACACCAGAAGATGCAGTTATGATGGCTAGTTATGTGCCAGCTAAGAGCTGTAACTTACTTGATAAGTGTGGTGTGATTAAACCTGATCATCCAGCTGACTTTGTTGTTTTGAACCATGATATGACTGTCAGTGAAACTTATCTAAATGGTGAATCACGTTACAAGGCTTAA
- a CDS encoding PTS system mannose/fructose/sorbose family transporter subunit IID, protein MMNSKPTYKLTDKDFNQINRRSLFGFQLGWNYERMQNTGYLFLILPQLRKIYGDNTPELQEMMKTHVQFFNTSNFFNTIITGIDLAIEENEGVEGKDTVTGLKVGLMGPFAAIGDSIFAALIPTIFGALAASMASQGNPVGVFIWIAAQIAICFFRWKQLRFAYDKGVTLVTEMRDRLNALTDAATVLGVFMVGALVATMVNVKFAWVPQIGKVTMDIQNNLDMIIPKLLPALIVGFVYWLLGKKKMTSTKAILIVLVLSVILGGVGVLAKI, encoded by the coding sequence ATGATGAACTCTAAACCAACTTATAAATTAACTGACAAAGATTTTAATCAAATTAATAGACGTTCTTTATTTGGTTTCCAACTAGGTTGGAACTATGAAAGAATGCAGAACACTGGGTATTTGTTCTTGATTTTGCCACAACTACGTAAGATTTATGGCGACAATACTCCAGAATTACAAGAAATGATGAAGACACACGTACAGTTCTTTAACACTTCTAACTTCTTTAACACGATCATCACTGGTATTGACTTAGCGATTGAGGAAAATGAAGGGGTTGAAGGTAAAGATACTGTTACTGGTTTGAAGGTTGGTTTGATGGGACCATTTGCCGCAATTGGTGACTCAATCTTTGCTGCATTGATTCCAACTATCTTCGGTGCCTTGGCCGCTTCAATGGCTTCGCAAGGGAACCCAGTTGGTGTATTCATCTGGATTGCTGCTCAAATTGCTATCTGTTTCTTCAGATGGAAGCAATTACGCTTTGCCTACGACAAAGGTGTAACTCTTGTTACTGAAATGAGAGATCGTTTAAATGCTTTAACTGATGCTGCTACAGTACTTGGTGTATTCATGGTTGGTGCTTTAGTTGCTACAATGGTTAACGTTAAGTTCGCTTGGGTACCTCAAATTGGTAAAGTTACTATGGATATCCAAAACAACTTAGACATGATCATTCCTAAGTTATTACCTGCCTTGATCGTTGGCTTTGTTTACTGGTTACTTGGAAAGAAGAAGATGACTTCTACTAAGGCTATTTTAATTGTTTTAGTTCTTTCAGTTATTCTTGGCGGCGTTGGCGTTCTTGCTAAGATTTAG
- a CDS encoding GntR family transcriptional regulator — translation MKKPLYQQVISDLEDKIKSEMKPNDRLPSERQLLKEYGVSRNTIRLALNDLEERGIIYRLHGKGTFVSTIYLDQTNLGSMYSFSEQMSETGHKPTTQNRTLELVVPEAAVANQLNLKAGEKAYKLVRLRLADGVPLMYGETYLPENIFPDLKMSDLKDNLYTVMKQKYNERSVLAFEDVQAVNLGEKDSKILGVKPGDASLKIFRRAINDKNVPIEFTISLARGDRFIYRSRQYNHLI, via the coding sequence ATGAAAAAGCCACTTTATCAGCAGGTAATTTCAGATCTTGAGGATAAAATTAAGTCTGAGATGAAACCAAATGATCGATTGCCAAGTGAAAGACAACTTCTAAAAGAATATGGCGTCAGTCGAAATACCATTCGTCTGGCTCTAAATGACTTAGAAGAGCGTGGCATTATTTATCGTTTGCACGGAAAAGGTACATTTGTTTCTACAATTTATCTAGATCAAACCAACTTAGGAAGTATGTATTCATTCAGTGAACAGATGTCTGAAACAGGTCACAAGCCAACAACACAAAACCGCACATTAGAGCTTGTCGTCCCAGAAGCAGCTGTCGCAAATCAGCTTAATTTGAAAGCTGGAGAAAAAGCATACAAATTAGTTAGGTTACGTCTAGCTGATGGAGTACCACTAATGTATGGAGAAACTTATTTACCTGAAAATATTTTTCCCGATCTAAAAATGTCTGATCTAAAGGACAACCTGTATACCGTTATGAAGCAAAAATACAATGAACGAAGCGTACTTGCTTTTGAAGATGTGCAGGCTGTTAATTTAGGTGAGAAAGACAGCAAAATCTTAGGAGTAAAACCTGGGGATGCAAGCTTAAAAATTTTTAGACGAGCAATCAACGATAAAAATGTGCCGATTGAATTTACGATTTCTCTTGCTAGAGGAGATAGATTCATTTATCGGTCACGGCAATATAATCATTTAATTTAG
- a CDS encoding PTS mannose/fructose/sorbose/N-acetylgalactosamine transporter subunit IIC, translating into MAWWQILLLTLYAGYEILDELQIYSSLNTPVGAGLIAGLIMGDLKTGLIIGGAMQLTVLGVGTFGGASKIDATTGTVLATAFSVSIKGMSPQVAISSIAVPVAAIMVQLDVLARFANTYFAHRIDHLIEENNYKGIERNFLYGAIPWALSRAIPVFIALAFGRGLVQTIANSLNGNLKWLGTGLTVAGAVLPAVGFAILLRYLPVKKHIAYLIMGFTFTTLFSVLFTSIQTLGAGIQAANKSFTATFNGLPMLAMALIGLAFAILHYKDEIGGKGGSGNSGNKEAAATTQQSTNVASEGEITDDEL; encoded by the coding sequence ATGGCTTGGTGGCAAATATTACTACTTACCCTATATGCTGGTTACGAAATTCTTGATGAATTGCAAATTTATTCATCTTTGAACACTCCAGTTGGTGCTGGCTTAATTGCTGGTTTAATTATGGGTGACTTAAAGACTGGTTTAATTATTGGTGGTGCCATGCAACTTACAGTTTTAGGTGTTGGTACTTTCGGTGGTGCTTCTAAGATTGATGCGACTACCGGTACAGTTTTAGCAACAGCTTTCTCTGTAAGTATTAAAGGAATGAGCCCACAAGTAGCTATTTCTTCAATTGCGGTTCCAGTAGCTGCAATTATGGTTCAATTGGATGTTCTGGCAAGATTTGCTAACACTTACTTTGCACACAGAATTGATCACTTGATTGAAGAAAATAACTACAAGGGTATTGAAAGAAACTTCCTCTATGGTGCAATTCCTTGGGCTTTATCTCGTGCAATCCCTGTATTTATTGCCTTAGCATTTGGACGTGGCTTAGTTCAAACTATTGCTAACTCATTAAATGGAAACTTGAAGTGGTTAGGTACTGGTTTAACAGTAGCTGGTGCTGTTCTTCCTGCAGTTGGTTTTGCTATTTTGCTTCGCTACTTACCAGTTAAGAAACACATTGCTTACCTAATTATGGGATTCACATTTACTACTTTGTTCTCAGTATTATTCACAAGTATTCAAACTTTAGGTGCAGGCATTCAAGCAGCAAACAAATCATTTACTGCAACTTTCAATGGCTTACCAATGCTTGCAATGGCTTTGATTGGATTAGCATTTGCAATCTTACACTACAAGGATGAAATTGGTGGTAAAGGTGGCAGTGGCAATAGCGGAAATAAAGAGGCCGCAGCTACTACGCAACAATCAACTAATGTAGCTTCAGAGGGGGAAATCACCGATGATGAACTCTAA